One segment of Senegalia massiliensis DNA contains the following:
- a CDS encoding DegV family protein: MNNIKLFSDSTCDLPKKLLDKLNISIIPLYVVFRDKTFKDGNDINVEGLYEKVDELDILPKTSAPSPIDFYNAFKPYIDKGDSIIYIGLSSKLSSTILNAKIIEDEFQDSDITIIDSKNLSAGIGLLLLKAYELIESGMDKENIVEEIKSLVSKVKTSFIVDDFDFLHKGGRCSSIQSLMGGLLKIKPILKVNDGNIILGQKPRGKKRKAIDLTLQNIYKNKDSIDLNRIIVGESMAIEDSLYIKEQLEKNMNFKEILLIEAGCVISSHCGKNTTGIYYIEK; the protein is encoded by the coding sequence ATGAATAATATTAAACTTTTTTCTGATAGTACATGTGATTTACCCAAAAAATTATTAGACAAATTAAATATCTCTATAATACCATTATATGTTGTGTTTAGAGATAAAACATTTAAGGATGGAAATGATATAAATGTTGAAGGATTATATGAAAAAGTCGATGAGTTAGATATTTTACCTAAGACTTCAGCGCCCTCTCCTATTGATTTTTATAATGCTTTTAAACCTTATATAGATAAGGGAGATTCTATTATATATATCGGCCTTTCTTCAAAATTATCATCTACAATTTTGAATGCTAAAATAATTGAAGATGAATTTCAAGATTCTGATATAACAATTATAGACTCTAAAAATTTATCCGCTGGAATAGGATTATTATTACTTAAAGCATATGAGCTTATAGAGTCAGGTATGGACAAAGAAAATATAGTAGAAGAAATTAAAAGTCTTGTTTCAAAAGTAAAAACATCATTTATTGTAGATGATTTTGATTTTTTACATAAAGGGGGTAGATGTAGTAGTATACAATCTTTAATGGGAGGACTTCTTAAAATTAAACCTATATTAAAAGTTAATGATGGTAATATAATACTGGGTCAAAAACCTAGAGGTAAAAAAAGAAAAGCAATTGATTTAACTTTGCAAAATATTTATAAAAATAAAGATTCTATTGATTTAAATAGAATAATAGTTGGTGAGTCAATGGCTATAGAAGACTCATTATATATTAAGGAACAATTAGAAAAAAATATGAACTTTAAAGAAATATTATTAATAGAAGCAGGATGTGTTATATCTAGCCATTGTGGCAAAAACACTACTGGAATATATTATATAGAAAAATAA
- a CDS encoding carbon-nitrogen hydrolase family protein: MKIGLCQMRVEENKGINLVKAQSMIKKASELGADIIVLPEMFNCPYDIRYFKEYSEEEKNSRTLKIISSLAIQLKKYIVAGSIPENANGKIYNTSYVFDRKGQIIAKHRKIHLFDIDIKNGAKFKESDVLSRGDKFTVFDTEYCKIGLQICYDIRFPELSRIMVDKGAKIIITPAAFNMTTGPAHWKDLFKVRALDNQVYTIGCSGALNDELSYDSYGHSLIVDPWGDIVDTLEFEEGIIVGQIDLNKIKNIRIELPLLKHRRKDLYNIFEK; encoded by the coding sequence TTGAAAATTGGTTTGTGTCAAATGAGAGTAGAAGAAAATAAAGGTATTAACTTAGTTAAAGCACAAAGTATGATAAAAAAAGCATCAGAATTAGGTGCTGATATAATAGTTTTGCCAGAGATGTTTAATTGTCCCTATGATATAAGATATTTTAAAGAATATAGTGAAGAAGAGAAAAATAGTAGAACATTAAAAATTATTTCTAGTCTTGCCATTCAATTAAAAAAGTACATAGTGGCAGGTTCTATTCCTGAAAATGCTAATGGAAAGATATATAATACTAGTTATGTATTTGATAGAAAGGGACAAATTATAGCAAAACATAGAAAAATACACTTATTTGATATTGACATTAAAAATGGAGCTAAATTTAAAGAATCAGATGTATTAAGTAGAGGTGATAAATTTACTGTATTTGATACTGAATATTGTAAGATAGGACTTCAAATTTGTTATGATATTCGCTTTCCAGAATTATCAAGGATAATGGTAGATAAAGGGGCTAAGATAATAATTACTCCAGCTGCATTTAATATGACTACAGGGCCGGCACATTGGAAAGATTTATTCAAAGTAAGAGCTCTTGATAATCAAGTTTATACTATTGGATGTAGTGGTGCATTAAATGATGAACTTTCATATGATTCTTATGGACATTCATTAATTGTAGACCCTTGGGGTGATATAGTAGATACTTTAGAATTTGAAGAAGGAATTATTGTTGGGCAAATAGATTTAAATAAAATTAAAAATATTAGAATAGAACTACCTCTATTGAAACATAGAAGAAAAGATTTATATAACATATTTGAAAAATAG
- a CDS encoding NAD-dependent epimerase/dehydratase family protein: protein MKKFLITGALGQIGSELTMELRKRYGNENVIASGRSKRDTMVVESGPFEVVDITDYDRLNEVVKKYDVDWIINLAAILSAVGEKKPTMAWEVNMNGLFNILEVARENNCGVFTPSSIAAFGPNTPKDDTPQDTIQRPNTMYGVTKVSGELLCDYYYEKFGVDTRGVRFPGLISYAALPGGGTTDYAVHIYYDALQKGKFTCPLDEDTYMDMMYMPDAINAIIDLLEADGTKLKHRNAFNVTAMSFNPEMIFNEIKKHIPEFTMDYDVDGDLQKIANSWPNSLDDSAAKEEWGWNPKYDLESMTKDMLEKLREKLNIEK from the coding sequence GTGAAAAAGTTTTTGATTACAGGAGCTTTAGGACAAATAGGTTCTGAGTTAACTATGGAATTGAGAAAACGTTATGGAAATGAAAATGTAATAGCTAGTGGACGTAGCAAACGAGACACTATGGTAGTAGAATCTGGTCCTTTTGAAGTTGTAGATATAACTGATTATGATAGGTTAAATGAAGTAGTAAAAAAATATGATGTTGATTGGATAATAAATTTAGCAGCTATATTATCTGCAGTTGGAGAAAAGAAACCAACTATGGCATGGGAAGTTAATATGAATGGATTGTTTAATATATTAGAAGTTGCTCGTGAAAATAATTGTGGTGTATTTACACCTAGTTCTATAGCAGCTTTTGGTCCAAACACACCAAAAGATGATACTCCTCAAGACACGATACAAAGACCTAATACAATGTATGGGGTTACAAAAGTATCTGGAGAACTTTTATGTGATTATTATTATGAAAAATTTGGAGTTGATACAAGAGGAGTTAGATTTCCAGGTTTAATATCTTATGCTGCACTTCCAGGTGGAGGAACTACTGATTATGCAGTTCATATATATTATGATGCGTTACAAAAAGGAAAATTCACTTGTCCTCTAGATGAAGATACTTATATGGATATGATGTATATGCCAGATGCAATAAATGCTATAATTGATTTACTAGAAGCAGACGGTACCAAACTAAAACATAGAAATGCATTTAATGTAACAGCTATGAGTTTTAATCCTGAAATGATTTTTAATGAAATTAAAAAACATATTCCTGAATTTACAATGGATTACGATGTAGATGGTGACTTGCAAAAAATTGCAAATTCATGGCCAAATTCTTTAGATGATAGTGCTGCAAAAGAAGAATGGGGATGGAATCCTAAATATGATTTAGAATCCATGACCAAAGATATGCTAGAAAAATTAAGAGAGAAATTAAATATAGAAAAATAA
- a CDS encoding class IV adenylate cyclase: MTKELEVKVLGIDKEKIINKLEKIGAKKIKDEKQKNIILDTKDKRVENDYNGYLRIRTTKQNINNNCVEKVTLKTILSDKEYRENKEIEVRIDNSENMFKIFEMLGLVTSYIGYKERISYEFKGILFEIDTWDKDTYPETYMEIEIKNKKDLDRAIELLELDKSQITTKSITELRRDAGLE; the protein is encoded by the coding sequence TTGACTAAGGAGCTTGAAGTAAAAGTTTTAGGGATAGACAAAGAAAAAATAATAAATAAATTAGAAAAAATAGGTGCAAAAAAAATAAAGGATGAAAAACAAAAAAATATAATACTAGATACTAAAGATAAGAGAGTAGAAAATGACTATAATGGCTACCTAAGAATAAGAACAACAAAACAAAACATTAATAATAATTGTGTAGAAAAGGTAACCTTAAAAACAATATTATCTGATAAAGAATATAGGGAGAATAAAGAAATAGAAGTAAGAATAGATAATAGTGAAAATATGTTTAAGATATTTGAAATGTTAGGCCTTGTAACAAGTTATATTGGGTATAAAGAAAGGATTTCATATGAGTTTAAAGGTATTTTATTTGAAATTGATACTTGGGATAAAGATACTTATCCAGAAACTTATATGGAAATAGAAATAAAAAACAAGAAGGATTTAGATAGAGCAATAGAATTATTAGAATTAGATAAAAGTCAAATAACTACTAAGTCAATTACAGAATTACGACGTGATGCAGGGTTAGAGTAA
- a CDS encoding DegV family protein, producing MKIIADSCCDLNDELENNIDIDLVPLTIRIDDEEFIDDESLDKDELINKMKDSNDYPKTASPSPMNFAEKYKQDDKSFVVTLSSALSSTYNSAMMAKNMILEEANDKFIHVFDSLSASVGETLTCIKIDELINKNFSENDIVIKTNQYIKEMKTFFVLESLDNLIKAGRMSKLKGRIASALSIKPIMGSTDDGNIRLVKKARGTNKALSKLVDVIEEEGEHTKFSEKILGISHVNAYERAKKLKEDILKKYKFKDIIIVEARGISTVYANEGGIIIAF from the coding sequence ATGAAGATAATAGCAGATAGTTGTTGTGATTTAAATGATGAACTAGAGAATAATATAGATATAGATTTAGTTCCTTTAACTATAAGAATAGATGATGAGGAATTTATAGATGATGAGAGTTTAGATAAAGATGAACTTATAAATAAAATGAAAGATAGTAATGATTATCCTAAAACAGCTAGTCCATCTCCTATGAATTTTGCTGAGAAATATAAACAAGATGATAAAAGTTTTGTTGTAACTTTATCTTCAGCATTAAGTAGTACTTATAACAGTGCAATGATGGCAAAAAATATGATATTAGAAGAAGCAAATGATAAATTTATTCATGTATTTGATTCATTAAGTGCTTCAGTTGGGGAAACTCTAACTTGTATTAAGATAGATGAGTTAATTAATAAAAATTTTTCTGAAAATGATATTGTTATAAAGACAAATCAATATATAAAAGAAATGAAAACTTTTTTTGTTTTGGAATCATTAGATAATTTAATAAAGGCTGGAAGAATGAGCAAACTAAAAGGACGTATTGCATCTGCTCTTTCTATAAAGCCTATAATGGGTTCTACAGATGATGGTAATATAAGGTTAGTAAAGAAAGCAAGAGGTACAAATAAAGCACTATCTAAGCTTGTAGATGTAATAGAAGAAGAAGGAGAGCACACTAAATTTAGTGAAAAGATATTAGGAATTTCACATGTTAATGCATATGAGAGAGCCAAGAAATTAAAAGAGGATATTCTGAAAAAATATAAATTTAAAGATATAATTATAGTTGAAGCTAGAGGAATTAGTACAGTATATGCAAATGAAGGTGGAATAATAATAGCTTTTTAA
- a CDS encoding DUF378 domain-containing protein has product MDRLALILVIVGALNWGLIALFQFDLVASLFGGQSAFLSRVVYGLVGLAGLYCISLLFRERNGTEK; this is encoded by the coding sequence ATGGATAGATTGGCTTTAATTTTAGTTATTGTTGGAGCACTTAATTGGGGACTGATTGCATTATTTCAATTTGATTTAGTTGCCTCATTATTTGGTGGTCAATCAGCTTTTTTAAGTAGAGTAGTATATGGATTAGTAGGACTTGCAGGTTTATACTGTATCTCACTTTTATTTAGAGAAAGAAATGGAACTGAAAAATAA
- a CDS encoding metallophosphoesterase — MAIYAIADLHLDPIGDKPMDVFSSKWENHERKIFYNWNKKIKDNDIVLLAGDISWGLKLKEAEIDLKKIVKLPGYKIISKGNHDYWWETKSKLNKLELDNIHFLFNDGYKYNNIGVAGTRGWIAKDSDEFQDKDKKIFDREINRLILSLESIKDMPVKIVMIHYPPFNVSGKTNEFVEIMRKYNVNICVYGHLHGEGHKFVKEGIIDGIEFRCIASDYINFIPIKIVD, encoded by the coding sequence ATGGCTATATATGCAATTGCAGATTTACACTTGGACCCTATTGGTGATAAGCCAATGGATGTTTTTAGTTCTAAGTGGGAAAATCATGAAAGAAAAATATTTTATAATTGGAATAAAAAAATAAAAGATAATGATATAGTACTTTTAGCTGGAGATATAAGCTGGGGGCTAAAATTAAAAGAAGCAGAAATTGACTTAAAAAAGATTGTTAAACTTCCAGGTTATAAAATAATTTCTAAAGGAAATCATGATTATTGGTGGGAAACTAAGTCAAAATTAAATAAATTAGAACTTGATAATATTCATTTTTTATTCAATGATGGGTATAAATATAATAACATAGGGGTTGCTGGAACAAGAGGTTGGATTGCTAAAGATAGTGATGAGTTTCAAGATAAAGATAAAAAAATATTTGATAGAGAAATTAATAGACTTATATTATCATTAGAAAGTATTAAAGATATGCCAGTAAAGATAGTTATGATTCATTATCCGCCGTTTAATGTATCTGGTAAAACTAATGAATTTGTAGAAATTATGAGAAAATATAATGTAAATATATGTGTTTATGGTCATCTTCATGGAGAAGGACATAAATTTGTAAAAGAAGGAATAATTGATGGAATAGAATTTAGATGTATAGCAAGTGACTATATAAACTTTATTCCTATAAAAATAGTAGATTAG
- a CDS encoding DUF4397 domain-containing protein, giving the protein MYYNTKNYGYGYNTSYARILHASPDAPGVDVYLNNTLIAQNLTYENFTEYLPLMNGRYNVQVFATGTRSNPVIDTVINIMPNSDYTIAATGFLNDIQPLVINDTSYTIPPNMSQVKFVHLVPDAPKVDVTLSDGKKLFENIGFREVSKKILVDPGRYTLQVRIAGTDDVVLTVPNVVLNPSQYYTVYAVGTVKGNKPLQAIIALDKASY; this is encoded by the coding sequence ATGTATTATAATACAAAAAATTATGGATATGGATATAATACTTCTTATGCAAGGATATTACATGCATCTCCAGATGCTCCAGGTGTTGATGTATATTTAAATAACACATTAATTGCACAAAATTTAACTTATGAAAATTTCACTGAATATTTGCCATTAATGAATGGTAGATATAATGTTCAAGTTTTTGCTACAGGAACTAGGTCAAATCCAGTTATAGATACAGTTATAAATATAATGCCTAATTCTGATTATACTATTGCAGCCACTGGTTTTTTAAATGATATACAACCATTAGTTATAAATGATACTTCTTATACTATTCCTCCTAATATGTCACAAGTAAAATTTGTTCATTTAGTACCGGATGCACCTAAAGTAGATGTAACTCTATCAGATGGAAAAAAATTATTTGAAAATATTGGTTTTAGAGAAGTTAGTAAAAAAATATTAGTTGATCCTGGTAGATATACATTACAAGTCAGAATAGCTGGAACAGATGATGTAGTTTTAACAGTTCCAAATGTAGTTTTAAATCCAAGTCAATATTATACTGTATATGCTGTAGGAACTGTAAAAGGTAATAAGCCATTACAAGCTATTATAGCTTTAGATAAAGCATCATATTAA
- the tpx gene encoding thiol peroxidase gives MTNKNITFGGKPVTLKGTQVKIGDKAENFKALKQDLSEFDFYNETEGKIKVISVVPSIDTGVCSLQTQRFNEESTKLSDDVFIVTISVDLPFAQKRFCGAEGIENIKVVSDHKDLDFGDKYGFTIEEFRLLSRGVLVINKDNKIEYVEYLDEVTNHPNYDKALEEIKKLI, from the coding sequence ATGACAAATAAAAATATAACATTTGGTGGAAAACCAGTTACATTAAAAGGGACTCAAGTAAAAATAGGTGATAAAGCTGAAAATTTTAAAGCCTTAAAACAAGATTTATCTGAATTTGATTTCTATAATGAAACAGAGGGAAAGATAAAAGTTATATCTGTAGTACCTTCAATAGACACTGGTGTATGTTCATTACAAACACAAAGATTCAATGAAGAATCAACAAAATTGTCTGATGATGTGTTTATTGTAACAATATCTGTAGATTTACCCTTTGCTCAAAAGAGGTTCTGTGGGGCAGAAGGTATAGAAAATATAAAAGTAGTATCAGATCATAAAGATTTAGACTTTGGTGATAAGTATGGGTTTACTATAGAAGAATTTAGATTGCTATCAAGAGGCGTTTTAGTTATAAATAAAGACAATAAAATAGAATATGTAGAATATCTAGATGAAGTAACTAATCATCCTAATTATGATAAAGCATTAGAAGAAATTAAAAAATTGATATAG